One region of Flavobacterium sp. GSB-24 genomic DNA includes:
- a CDS encoding helix-turn-helix transcriptional regulator, protein MSTATKPYHIGRKISRIRELKDMKQEALAQALGMSQQTVSAMENSETIDEEKLKEVAKVLGMTVEAIKNFSEEAVINYFNNIYDNAAFNKHYNDCTFNPLDKVVELYERLVQAEKDKNEYLEKLLKGK, encoded by the coding sequence ATGAGCACAGCAACCAAACCATATCATATAGGAAGAAAAATCAGCCGAATTCGTGAGCTGAAAGACATGAAACAAGAAGCTTTGGCACAAGCTTTAGGAATGAGTCAGCAGACTGTTTCAGCTATGGAAAACAGCGAAACCATAGACGAAGAAAAACTGAAAGAAGTGGCAAAAGTACTTGGAATGACTGTTGAAGCAATTAAAAACTTTTCGGAAGAAGCCGTAATTAATTACTTTAATAATATTTATGATAATGCAGCTTTTAACAAGCATTATAATGATTGTACTTTTAATCCTCTTGACAAAGTTGTTGAACTTTATGAGCGTTTGGTACAGGCTGAGAAGGATAAAAATGAGTATTTGGAGAAATTGCTTAAGGGGAAGTAA